The following are from one region of the Salvia splendens isolate huo1 chromosome 2, SspV2, whole genome shotgun sequence genome:
- the LOC121793063 gene encoding E3 ubiquitin-protein ligase makorin-like, which produces MSKRALCKFFAHGACLKGEHCEYSHDWKAPPNNICTFYQKGACAYGTRCRYDHVKVSQLQSPASSSSADLSSTTAATLVSGATTGVSFEHSASNLPAHPPFTPAWGENSGNSDTLQGDDDLADFRGVDPADQPICSFAAAGECPHGVSCHRVHGDLCPTCRKHCLHPFRPQEREEHMKTCEKRQKHVEALTHSQEIECSVCLEKILSKPTAAERKFGILSECDHPFCVSCIRNWRSTSRSSGMDANPALRSCPICRKLSYFVIPSVIWYSSKDDKQEIVDSYKSKLRSIDCMHFDFGNGTCPFGTSCFYKHAYRDGRLEEVVLRHLGAEDGNTVIAKDIRLSDFLSNMWIR; this is translated from the exons ATGTCTAAACG GGCTCTCTGCAAATTCTTTGCTCATGGTGCATGTCTAAAAGGGGAACACTGCGAGTATTCACATGATTGGAAGGCCCCACCTAATAAT ATATGTACGTTCTACCAGAAAGGAGCTTGTGCTTATGGCACTCGTTGTAGATATGATCACGTCAAAGTTTCTCAGTTACAGTCGCCAGCGTCATCATCATCCGCAGATCTTTCTTCCACCACAGCTGCAACATTAGTCTCCGGTGCTACCACTGGTGTTAGTTTTGAACATTCAGCTTCTAACTTACCAGCTCATCCTCCTTTTACACCAGCATGGGGTGAGAATTCTGGGAATTCTGATACTCTACAAGGTGATGATGATTTGGCAGACTTTAGGGGTGTAGATCCTGCTGACCAACCAATATGCTCTTTTGCTGCTGCTGGGGAATGTCCACATGGTGTGAGTTGCCATCGAGTTCATGGGGATCTTTGTCCTACCTGCAGGAAGCATTGCTTGCATCCTTTTAGGCCGCAAGAGAGAGAAGAACACATGAAAACATGTGAAAAGAGACAAAAACACGTAGAAGCATTGACACATAGTCAAGAAATAGAATGCAGTGTTTGTCTTGAGAAGATCCTGTCAAAACCTACGGCAGCTGAACGTAAATTTGGGATATTGTCAGAGTGCGATCATCCATTTTGTGTATCATGCATCAGGAATTGGCGTAGTACTTCACGATCATCTGGCATGGATGCTAATCCGGCATTAAGATCCTGCCCTATATGTAGGAAGCTTTCATATTTTGTGATTCCAAGTGTAATTTGGTATTCCTCTAAAGATGATAAGCAAGAAATTGTTGACAGTTACAAGTCCAAGCTGAG ATCTATTGATTGCATGCACTTTGACTTCGGTAATGGGACCTGCCCATTTGGCACGAGTTGTTTTTATAAG CATGCATATCGTGATGGTCGTCTAGAGGAAGTTGTCCTCCGCCATCTTGGAGCTGAAGATGGAAATACCGTTATTGCGAAAGATATTAG GCTCTCTGATTTTCTTAGTAATATGTGGATAAGATGA
- the LOC121793062 gene encoding uncharacterized protein LOC121793062, with translation MQAHRRPRGDITHNHETGTGRKGASKFRLKIDIPSFNGTLNIEAFLDWVTDVDRFFEHVEVPNEKRAAMVACRLKSSPAAWWDRQLRDRELQGKARVCTWRKMRGMIVDEYLPADYDQVLFQQYQCCQQNNRSVHDYTCEFNRLTTRTKLSESTSQQVAQYMEGLKPQIRNRIGIQHIKTLRDAKSFALKVEQMIHQNPFRNQQNSDRTRPTGQRAGDTPAQQNNEKKGATEGFKNTPAQQQQGGRPNPNPYSRPFMGKCYRCGGTGHTSNTCPERRTVNLAGKEIDEVEPEFCDPGGDSDMNDGDPDNDLLARVCRRVLTAPKVEDIQTQRHQLFRTRCTIKGKIFTILIDGGSMENIIGGKVARTLELQMEPHPNPYNLSRIATTSGGIRVAQCCKVPFSIGNYSDEIICDVVEGLDVCNIILGRPWQFDVGSCHDGRTNTYSFEKGGKRFVLLPLHCRKREPVVELVSLCSSWPDIKQEFWRTDTAFALVIKQEVSQERPSITKLPENIQLQLAEFADIRLATVTRHSTPY, from the exons ATGCAGGCCCATCGTCGTCCACGTGGCGacatcacacataatcacgaAACGGGAACTGGGAGAAAGGGGGCATCGAAGTTCAGACTGAAGATTGACATTCCCTCATTCAATGGAACCCTCAATATTGAAGCTTTTCTCGATTGGGTTACGGATGTAGATAGGTTCTTTGAACATGTTGAGGTACCTAACGAAAAACGAGCTGCTATGGTTGCGTGTCGTCTAAAATCCAGCCCAGCTGCTTGGTGGGACAGACAACTTCGTGACAGAGAACTTCAAGGGAAAGCTCGTGTTTGTACTTGGCGGAAGATGAGAGGCATGATTGTTGATGAATACCTTCCTGCTGACTATGACCAGGTATTATTTCAACAGTACCAATGCTGCCAGCAAAACAACCGCTCAGTTCACGACTACACATGTGAATTCAATCGGTTGACCACTAGAACCAAACTATCTGAGTCTACATCCCAGCAAGTGGCTCAATACATGGAGGGGTTGAAGCCACAAATTCGCAATAGAATTGGCATCCAACACATAAAAACTTTACGAGATGCTAAGAGTTTTGCATTAAAGGTAGAACAGATGATTCACCAGAACCCTTTCCGCAACCAACAAAATAGTGACCGAACCAGACCTACGGGACAGAGAGCAGGAGACACGCCTGCACAACAGAACAATGAAAAGAAAGGAGCTACTGAAGGCTTTAAGAATACCCCTGCACAACAGCAGCAGGGAGGACGCCCTAACCCAAACCCTTATTCTCGACCATTCATGGGGAAGTGCTACCGTTGCGGGGGTACCGGTCATACTTCAAACACATGCCCAGAGAGGCGAACGGTGAACCTGGCTGGAAAAGAAATTGATGAAGTAGAGCCTGAATTTTGTGACCCTGGTGGTGATAGTGACATGAATGACGGCGATCCCGACAATGACCTCTTAGCGAGAGTCTGTCGACGGGTTCTGACCGCACCCAAGGTTGAAGACATTCAGACGCAACGACATCAGCTATTTCGTACACGTTGTACTATAAAAGGGAAAATATTCACCATTTTGATAGATGGCGGAAGTATGGAAAATATCATTGGGGGCAAGGTGGCTCGTACGCTCGAGTTACAGATGGAACCACACCCTAACCCTTACAACTTAAGTAGGATTGCAACCACTTCTGGAGGTATTCGCGTGGCTCAATGTTGTAAGGTACCGTTTTCCATAGGTAACTATTCAGATGAAATCATTTGTGACGTAGTGGAGGGATTAGATGTCTGCAACATAATATTAGGCCGACCTTGGCAGTTCGATGTTGGTTCTTGCCATGACGGGAGGACTAATACATACTCGTTTGAGAAGGGAGGTAAGAGATTTGTACTATTACCCTTACATTGTAGGAAACGGGAGCCCGTTGTGGAACTG GTCTCGTTGTGCTCCTCGTGGCCTGATATCAAACAAGAATTTTGGAGAACAGACACGGCATTTGCATTAGTTATAAAGCAAGAAGTTAGCCAAGAACGTCCATCAATTACCAAATTACCCGAAAACATTCAGCTACAACTGGCAGAATTTGCAGATATTAGGCTTGCCACCGTTACGCGACATTCAACACCATATTGA
- the LOC121793067 gene encoding uncharacterized protein LOC121793067 has product MAASRKLITCNLLRRCLSSKPSPLPPSQTAKLGHLRPNRISSDYALVFLNRRSNLQSLNHPFQNPNQIRFLSSGEKKSNETPIEKKSNETEYQEITGPTVDRDLSALAKETRQVLETMMRSVYSLSKVLAGLGLVHLGLGAWMSYSKAPLEVSIQSLLAFGLPFSVALMLRRSLKPMYFFKKMEEQGRLQILTLTLQVAKGLNTFFVRVRGVTYLCIAGASLTFIYALLSR; this is encoded by the coding sequence ATGGCGGCTTCTCGCAAGCTTATTACATGTAATCTTCTTCGCCGTTGTCTTTCATCAAAACCCTCTCCTCTCCCTCCTTCCCAAACTGCTAAACTTGGTCATCTACGACCAAATCGCATATCATCAGATTACGCCCTAGTTTTTCTGAACCGACGATCAAACCTTCAATCACTCAATCATCCTTTTCAAAACCCTAATCAAATCAGATTCCTATCCAGTGGAGAAAAGAAATCGAATGAAACTCCAATTGAAAAGAAATCGAATGAAACTGAGTACCAGGAAATCACGGGGCCGACTGTGGATCGAGATCTATCTGCACTGGCTAAGGAGACGCGGCAAGTTCTGGAGACGATGATGAGGAGTGTTTACAGCTTGAGCAAAGTTTTAGCCGGTTTAGGATTGGTGCATCTGGGTTTGGGAGCCTGGATGTCGTACAGTAAAGCGCCTTTGGAGGTGTCGATTCAGAGCTTGCTGGCGTTTGGGCTGCCATTTTCGGTAGCATTGATGCTGAGGCGGTCGTTGAAGCCAATGTACTTCTTCAAGAAGATGGAGGAGCAAGGCAGGCTACAGATTCTCACCCTCACTCTTCAGGTTGCCAAGGGTTTGAATACCTTTTTCGTGCGTGTTCGTGGCGTTACTTATCTCTGCATTGCTGGTGCATCGCTTACCTTCATATACGCTCTGCTATCTAGATGA